The Vibrio tubiashii genome includes a window with the following:
- a CDS encoding DEAD/DEAH box helicase: protein MTDSVIQFSDLALNDSILSALDGMGFVSPTPIQAAAIPHLLAGKDALGKAQTGTGKTAAFSLPLLNKLDLAQRKPQAIVLAPTRELAIQVAAEVKNLGQNIAGLKVLEIYGGASIVDQMRALKNGAHIVVGTPGRVQDLINRDRLHLDEVHTFVLDEADEMLNMGFVDDVTEIMEHAPESAQRVLFSATMPPMLKSIVERFLRDPETVDVAGKNHTVDKVEQQFWVVKGVEKDEAMSRLLETEETDASIVFVRTRQDTERLADWLCARGFKASALHGDIPQSLRERTVDHIKQGVIDILVATDVVARGLDVPRITHVFNYDIPFDVESYIHRIGRTGRAGRKGKAILLVRTNQLRMLRTIERVTKSSMEEIQLPHRDKVAEARVAKLGAELEADKEHKALEKFSELVEKLQESLELDAATLAAILLKRQQGKRPLFYIGEDPMIEAIERDKQRRKERREGGRDGRGRDRNFNNQDWDTYQLQVGREQGVQVKDIVGALANELGLVKGSIGAIKLAQGETYVQLPKAMSSETANKLRKLRIRQKEVGAVVCDFDDFREPRGRRDGGRRDGGRRDGGGYRGNRDGNREGGYRGNRDGNREGGYRGNREGGRGNREGGRRDGERRFDRNRGGDHRGNYRGERGHGRGNRED from the coding sequence ATGACAGATTCTGTAATTCAGTTTAGCGATCTAGCGCTTAACGACTCTATCCTTTCAGCTCTTGATGGTATGGGTTTTGTTTCACCAACTCCAATTCAGGCTGCTGCTATCCCGCACCTATTGGCTGGTAAAGACGCACTAGGTAAAGCTCAAACTGGTACTGGTAAAACTGCAGCTTTCTCTCTACCTCTTCTAAACAAGCTAGACCTTGCACAGCGTAAGCCTCAAGCAATCGTACTTGCTCCAACTCGTGAACTAGCGATCCAAGTAGCGGCTGAAGTTAAGAACTTAGGTCAAAACATCGCTGGTCTTAAAGTTCTTGAGATCTACGGTGGTGCATCGATTGTTGATCAAATGCGCGCTCTGAAAAACGGTGCTCACATCGTTGTTGGTACTCCGGGCCGTGTTCAAGACCTTATCAACCGTGATCGTCTACACCTAGACGAAGTACACACATTCGTTCTTGATGAAGCGGATGAGATGCTAAACATGGGCTTCGTTGATGACGTAACTGAAATCATGGAGCACGCGCCTGAATCAGCACAACGTGTTCTATTCTCTGCGACTATGCCTCCAATGCTTAAGAGCATTGTTGAGCGTTTCCTACGTGATCCAGAGACAGTAGACGTTGCAGGTAAAAACCACACTGTAGACAAAGTAGAGCAGCAGTTCTGGGTTGTTAAAGGTGTAGAAAAAGACGAAGCAATGTCTCGTCTTCTAGAAACTGAAGAGACTGACGCGTCAATCGTATTCGTACGTACTCGTCAAGACACTGAGCGCCTAGCGGATTGGCTATGTGCACGTGGCTTCAAAGCTTCTGCACTGCACGGTGACATTCCTCAGTCTCTACGTGAGCGTACTGTTGATCACATCAAACAAGGTGTTATCGACATTCTAGTTGCTACTGACGTTGTAGCACGTGGTCTTGACGTTCCACGTATCACGCACGTATTCAACTACGACATCCCATTCGATGTTGAGTCTTACATCCACCGTATCGGCCGTACAGGTCGTGCTGGACGTAAAGGTAAAGCGATCCTTCTAGTTCGCACTAACCAACTACGTATGCTTCGCACTATTGAGCGTGTAACTAAGTCATCAATGGAAGAGATTCAACTTCCACACCGCGACAAAGTTGCAGAAGCTCGCGTAGCAAAACTTGGTGCAGAGCTTGAAGCAGATAAAGAACACAAAGCACTAGAGAAGTTCTCTGAGCTAGTTGAAAAACTACAAGAATCTCTAGAGCTAGACGCGGCAACACTGGCTGCTATTCTTCTTAAGCGTCAGCAAGGTAAGCGCCCACTATTCTACATTGGCGAAGACCCAATGATTGAAGCGATTGAGCGTGACAAGCAGCGTCGTAAAGAGCGTCGTGAAGGCGGCCGTGATGGTCGTGGTCGTGACCGCAACTTCAACAACCAAGACTGGGATACATACCAGCTGCAAGTTGGTCGTGAGCAAGGCGTTCAGGTTAAAGACATCGTTGGCGCATTGGCAAACGAACTTGGCCTAGTTAAAGGTTCAATCGGTGCGATTAAACTAGCTCAAGGCGAAACTTACGTTCAGCTACCAAAAGCAATGTCTTCTGAGACAGCTAACAAGCTACGTAAACTACGCATTCGTCAGAAAGAAGTTGGCGCAGTAGTGTGTGACTTTGATGATTTCCGCGAGCCTCGTGGTCGTCGTGATGGCGGTCGCCGTGACGGTGGACGTCGCGATGGTGGCGGTTACCGTGGTAATCGTGATGGCAACCGCGAAGGCGGCTACCGTGGTAACCGTGACGGAAACCGCGAAGGTGGCTACCGTGGCAACCGTGAAGGCGGTCGTGGTAATCGCGAAGGTGGTCGTCGTGATGGCGAGCGTCGCTTTGACCGTAACCGTGGTGGAGATCACCGTGGTAACTACCGTGGCGAACGTGGCCATGGTCGTGGTAACCGCGAAGATTAA
- a CDS encoding DEAD/DEAH box helicase — protein MENTLHFKDLGLDNRLLKNLKHFDFKKATEIQQRAIPVAIAGKDLLASSKTGSGKTLAFVLPMLHKSLKNKAFSAKDPRAVILAPTRELAKQVYGELRSMLGGLSYDATLIVGGENFNDQVKALRRYPKFIVATPGRLADHLEHRSLFLDGLETLVLDEADRMLDLGFAPELRRIHNAAKHRRRQTLMFSATLDHAEVNDIAMEMLDAPKRIAIGAATEKHTDITQKFYLCDHLDHKEAILERILEEAEYKQLIIFTATRVDTERLTEKLNEKKLKAIALSGSLNQTQRNTIMSQFERAVFKILVTTDVASRGLDIANVTHVVNFDMPKHTEEYVHRVGRTGRAGNKGDAVSLVGPKDWDSFKRVEAYLQQDLNFSELEGLKGKFKGLKPRKPDFRNKGKATKNAKPQAKKSTKKPVKRDKSFHQNVAVGDSVFIPKKKTPPKPDSE, from the coding sequence TTGGAGAATACTTTGCACTTTAAAGATTTAGGTTTAGACAATCGCTTACTAAAGAACTTGAAGCACTTTGACTTTAAGAAGGCGACAGAAATTCAACAGCGCGCGATACCTGTCGCGATTGCTGGTAAAGATCTGTTGGCGTCTTCAAAGACAGGTTCTGGTAAGACACTAGCTTTTGTATTGCCTATGCTGCACAAGTCGCTAAAAAACAAAGCATTCTCTGCAAAAGACCCGCGCGCAGTGATTCTTGCTCCTACCCGTGAACTTGCAAAGCAAGTGTATGGTGAGTTGCGTTCGATGTTAGGTGGATTGTCTTATGACGCGACCCTAATTGTTGGTGGTGAAAACTTTAACGATCAGGTTAAAGCGCTACGTCGTTACCCTAAGTTTATTGTCGCTACACCTGGACGTTTAGCTGATCACCTTGAGCATCGCTCTCTATTTCTAGATGGCCTCGAAACTCTTGTGCTTGATGAAGCTGACCGTATGCTCGATCTAGGTTTTGCACCTGAACTGCGCCGTATTCACAACGCTGCTAAACACCGCCGCCGTCAAACGTTGATGTTCTCTGCAACGTTAGACCATGCTGAAGTTAACGATATTGCAATGGAGATGCTAGATGCTCCAAAACGTATTGCAATTGGCGCGGCTACAGAAAAGCACACTGACATTACTCAGAAGTTCTACCTGTGTGATCATCTTGATCATAAAGAAGCAATCTTAGAGCGCATTCTAGAAGAAGCAGAATACAAACAGCTGATTATCTTTACTGCGACGCGTGTCGATACAGAACGTTTAACAGAAAAGCTTAACGAGAAGAAACTTAAAGCAATCGCGCTTAGCGGTAGCTTAAACCAGACTCAACGCAATACCATCATGAGTCAGTTTGAGCGTGCTGTGTTCAAAATACTGGTCACAACAGATGTTGCTTCTCGTGGGCTAGATATCGCTAACGTTACCCATGTCGTTAACTTCGACATGCCAAAGCACACTGAAGAATATGTTCACCGTGTAGGTCGTACAGGCCGTGCTGGTAATAAAGGTGACGCCGTTTCTCTGGTAGGCCCTAAAGACTGGGATAGTTTTAAGCGTGTAGAGGCTTATTTACAACAAGACTTAAACTTCTCTGAGCTTGAAGGGTTAAAAGGCAAGTTTAAAGGCTTGAAGCCACGTAAACCTGATTTCCGTAACAAGGGCAAAGCGACTAAGAATGCCAAGCCGCAAGCGAAAAAATCAACTAAGAAACCAGTCAAGCGTGACAAGAGCTTCCACCAGAATGTGGCAGTGGGTGATAGCGTGTTTATTCCTAAGAAGAAAACGCCGCCTAAACCTGATAGCGAATAA